The Lonchura striata isolate bLonStr1 chromosome Z, bLonStr1.mat, whole genome shotgun sequence genome window below encodes:
- the TJP2 gene encoding tight junction protein 2 isoform X4 translates to MGATQGSAGSGPREPAAGAEQAPGMEELIWEQYTVTLQKDSKRGFGIAVSGGRDNPHFENGETSIVISDVLPGGPADGLLQENDRVVIVNGTPMENVLHSFAVQQLRKSGKVATIVVKRPRKVQAAALQRSPSLDYEDRALDVMDDHAEFDGKSARSGYSERSWHSGNGGRSQSWGNNLDQSYRDEHDRGRNRSRDCDRECGYSRDRSRGRSVDRSLDRDYRRDRSRGRSIDRDAGYERDYRGDYSPPSYSHGSLSDPRYGREMRSRSRDRLHSRSPSPEIHRQHEYLGPQDQNAPISVLLTKGRHNEEYGLRLGSQIFIKEMTHTGLATKDGNLHEGDIILKINGTVTENMSLADARKLIEKSRGKLQLVVLRDRKQTLLNIPSLNDSDSEMDDISEIESNRSFSPQDDRSHHSDLDSHSSNEKLKEKPNAKEDPSSRMSRMGAMPTPFKSTGDIAAPAVTAVDSNKELKYQDDPAVPQPKAVTRTILKPSPEDEAIYGPNTKMVRFKKGDSVGLRLAGGNDVGIFIAGIQEGTSADEEGLQEGDQILKVNTQDFRGIVREEAVLYLLEIPKGETVTILAQSKYEVYRDIMACGRGDSFFIRSHFECEKESPQSLAFTRGEIFRVVDTLYDGKLGNWLAVRIGNELEKGLIPNKSRAEQMASVQNAQKDGSSDRADFWRTRGQRSGAKKNLRKSREDLTAIVSVSTKFPAYERVQLREAGFKRPVVIFGPIADVAMEKLSNDLPHLYQTAKTEPRDAGSEKSTGVVRLNTVRQIIEQDKHALLDVTPKAVDLLNYTQWFPIVVFFNPDSKQGVKTMRQRLCPTSNKSSRKLYEQANKLKKTCSHLFTATINLNSANDSWYGSLKDTIQQQQGEAVWVSEGKMDGMEDDADDRMSYLTAMGADYLSCDSRLISDLEDTDGEGGAYTDNELDEPLEETRISSVSRSSEPVHHEESLKKFAPEPRAQLRKAGSREILREPSPPPAFKPEPPKGKLQNREDPYDFPKNYDSKLSNVAVSSETSTVSAKAPPPPVSVKPVFGRPILRNSQPAVLPAEEEEEAKLEEEGNEQENTPKSVLRKVKIFEEMDHKARMQRMQELQEAQNARLEIAQKHPDIYAVPVKTQKSEQNWPQPMSSRPPEPQKAPVRPYLENRVSYGSDAEEEQYRRQLADHSKKGYYGQASRYRDTEL, encoded by the exons GCCCCAGGCATGGAAGAGCTGATATGGGAACAGTACACAGTGACCTTACAAAAG GATTCAAAACGAGGATTTGGGATTGCAGTTTCTGGTGGCAGAGATAACCCTCATTTTGAAAATGGTGAAACATCAATAGTGATTTCGGATGTTCTCCCAGGTGGTCCAGCAGATGGATTACTTCA agaaaatgaCCGAGTGGTCATAGTTAATGGGACCCCGATGGAAAATGTTCTACATTCTTTTGCAGTTCAGCAGCTTAGGAAAAGTGGAAAAGTGGCCACCATT GTAGTGAAAAGACCAAGGAAAGTGCAAGCTGCTGCGCTGCAGAGAAGCCCCTCCCTTGACTATGAGGACAGAGCTTTAGATGTAATGGATGACCATGCAGAATTTGATGGCAAAAGTGCTCGAAGTGGGTACAGTGAGAGAAGCTGGCACAGTGGAAACGGAGGGCGCAGCCAAAGCTGGGGAAACAACCTGGATCAGAGCTATAGAGATGAGCATGACCGAGGGCGTAACCGAAGCAGAGACTGTGACAGGGAATGCGGCTACAGCCGCGATCGAAGTCGTGGTAGGAGTGTTGACAGGAGCTTGGATCGAGACTATAGAAGGGATCGGAGCCGGGGAAGGAGCATCGACAGGGATGCTGGCTATGAACGGGACTACAGAGGAGACTACAGCCCACCCAGTTACAGTCACGGATCTTTATCTGATCCGAGATATGGGAGGGAAATGAGGAGTCGTAGTCGGGACAGGCTTCATTCCCGCAGTCCTTCACCTGAAATACACCGCCAGCACGAGTACCTAGGACCGCAGGATCAGAATGCACCCATCAGTGTTCTCTTAACAAAAGGCAGACACAATGAAG AGTATGGACTCCGTCTTGGAAGTCAGATCTTCATAAAAGAAATGACCCATACTGGTCTAGCAACCAAAGATGGCAACCTTCATGAAGGAGATATCATTCTCAAG ATCAATGGTACAGTGACAGAGAATATGTCTCTAGCTGATGCCCGAAAATTGATTGAGAAATCACGTGGGAAACTCCAGCTGGTTGTTCTCAGGGACCGAAAGCAGACACTGCTCAACATTCCTTCATTGAATGACAGTGACTCAGAAATGGATG ATATTTCTGAAATAGAGTCAAACAGATCATTCTCCCCTCAAGATGACAGATCACACCATTCTGATCTAGATTCACATTCATccaatgaaaaactgaaagagaaaCCAAA tGCAAAAGAGGATCCCTCCAGTAGGATGTCCAGAATGGGAGCAATGCCTACTCCATTCAAATCAACTGGTgacattgctgctcctgctgttaCAGCTGTAGACTCAAACAAAGAATTGAAGTACCAAGATGACCCAGCAG tgcCTCAGCCAAAGGCAGTTACACGAACAATTCTTAAACCCAGTCCAGAAGATGAAGCAATATATGG TCCTAATACAAAAATGGTGAGATTCAAGAAGGGGGATAGCGTGGGTCTACGGCTGGCTGGTGGAAATGATGTAGGGATATTTATTGCTGGAATACAAGAAGGAACCTCAGCTGATGAGGAGGGACTGCAGGAAGGAGATCAGATTCTTAAG GTAAACACTCAAGACTTCAGAGGCATTGTTCGGGAAGAAGCTGTTTTGTATCTCTTAGAAATTCCCAAAGGTGAAACTGTGACAATTTTGGCTCAAAGCAAATATGAAG TCTACAGAGACATCATGGCCTGTGGCAGAGGGGATTCATTCTTCATCAGGAGCCACTTTGAGTGTGAAAAAGAGTCACCACAGAGCTTAGCATTCACCAGAGGGGAGATCTTTAGAGTAGTTGATACACTGTATGATGGCAAACTGGGAAACTGGCTGGCTGTGAGAATTGGAAATGAACTGGAAAAGGGCCTCATTCCAAATAAGAGCAG AGCTGAACAGATGGCCAGTGTTCAAAATGCCCAAAAAGATGGCTCAAGTGATAGGGCAGATTTCTGGAGAACACGTGGCCAGCGATCTGGAGCAAAGAAGAATTTGAGGAAAAGTCGTGAAGATCTGACAGCTATTGTATCTGTGAGCACAAAATTCCCAGCTTACGAGCGTGTTCAGTTGCGTGAAG ctggTTTTAAGAGACCTGTGGTGATATTTGGCCCTATTGCAGACGTTGCTATGGAGAAGTTGTCAAATGATTTGCCTCACCTGTACCAGACAGCAA AGACAGAACCCAGAGATGCAGGTTCGGAGAAATCAACTGGAGTAGTGCGCTTGAACACTGTGAGGCAAATCATTGAGCAG GATAAACATGCTCTGTTGGATGTCACTCCTAAAGCAGTGGACCTGCTAAATTACACCCAGTGGTTTCCAATTGTGGTCTTCTTTAACCCAGACAGTAAACAGGGTGTGAAGACCATGAGACAAAGGCTATGTCCTACATCAAACAAGAGTTCGAGAAAACTTTATgagcaagcaaacaaactgaagaaaactTGTTCCCACCTCTTTACAG CAACCATTAATTTGAATTCAGCCAATGATAGCTGGTATGGTAGCCTGAAAGATACAATTCAACAACAACAAGGAGAAGCAGTATGGGTATCAGAAGGAAAG ATGGATGGCATGGAAGATGACGCAGATGATCGTATGTCTTACCTTACTGCCATGGGCGCTGACTATTTGAGCTGTGACAGTCGGCTGATCAGTGACCTAGAGGACACAGATGGAGAAGGTGGTGCATACACTGACAATGAACTTGATGAGCCTTTGGAGGAAACAAGGATTTCATCTGTTAGCCGATCCTCTGAACCTGTGCATCATGAGGAG AGTTTAAAAAAGTTTGCTCCAGAACCAAGAGCTCAGTTGAGAAAAGCTGGTAGCAGGGAGATCCTTAGAGAGCCAAGTCCACCTCCAGCATTCAAGCCTGAACCACCTAAG GGaaagttacaaaacagagaggaTCCATATGACTTCCCCAAGAACTATGACTCCAAGTTGAGTAATGTTGCTGTTAGCAGTGAGACTTCAACTGTATCAGCTAAAGCACCACCACCACCTGTTTCTGTGAAACCTGTTTTTGGGCGTCCCATTCTGAGAAACTCTCAGCCAGCAGTCCTGCctgcagaggaagaggaggaggcaaagttggaagaggaaggaaacgaacaagaaaatactccaaaatcaGTACTGaggaaagtaaaaatatttgaggAGATGGATCACAAGGCAAGGATGCAAAGAATGCAAGAGCTACAAGAGGCTCAGAATGCCAGG cttgAAATAGCCCAAAAGCATCCGGATATTTATGCTGTCCCTGTCAAAACACAGAAGTCAGAACAGAACTGGCCCCAGCCGATGAG CTCCAGGCCTCCAGAACCCCAGAAGGCTCCTGTTAGACCTTACCTGGAGAACCGTGTCAGCTACGGCAGCGATGCGGAGGAGGAGCAGTACCGCCGGCAGCTGGCAGACCACTCTAA
- the TJP2 gene encoding tight junction protein 2 isoform X7, translating into MLERRAAPGMEELIWEQYTVTLQKDSKRGFGIAVSGGRDNPHFENGETSIVISDVLPGGPADGLLQENDRVVIVNGTPMENVLHSFAVQQLRKSGKVATIVVKRPRKVQAAALQRSPSLDYEDRALDVMDDHAEFDGKSARSGYSERSWHSGNGGRSQSWGNNLDQSYRDEHDRGRNRSRDCDRECGYSRDRSRGRSVDRSLDRDYRRDRSRGRSIDRDAGYERDYRGDYSPPSYSHGSLSDPRYGREMRSRSRDRLHSRSPSPEIHRQHEYLGPQDQNAPISVLLTKGRHNEEYGLRLGSQIFIKEMTHTGLATKDGNLHEGDIILKINGTVTENMSLADARKLIEKSRGKLQLVVLRDRKQTLLNIPSLNDSDSEMDDISEIESNRSFSPQDDRSHHSDLDSHSSNEKLKEKPNAKEDPSSRMSRMGAMPTPFKSTGDIAAPAVTAVDSNKELKYQDDPAVPQPKAVTRTILKPSPEDEAIYGPNTKMVRFKKGDSVGLRLAGGNDVGIFIAGIQEGTSADEEGLQEGDQILKVNTQDFRGIVREEAVLYLLEIPKGETVTILAQSKYEVYRDIMACGRGDSFFIRSHFECEKESPQSLAFTRGEIFRVVDTLYDGKLGNWLAVRIGNELEKGLIPNKSRAEQMASVQNAQKDGSSDRADFWRTRGQRSGAKKNLRKSREDLTAIVSVSTKFPAYERVQLREAGFKRPVVIFGPIADVAMEKLSNDLPHLYQTAKTEPRDAGSEKSTGVVRLNTVRQIIEQDKHALLDVTPKAVDLLNYTQWFPIVVFFNPDSKQGVKTMRQRLCPTSNKSSRKLYEQANKLKKTCSHLFTATINLNSANDSWYGSLKDTIQQQQGEAVWVSEGKMDGMEDDADDRMSYLTAMGADYLSCDSRLISDLEDTDGEGGAYTDNELDEPLEETRISSVSRSSEPVHHEESLKKFAPEPRAQLRKAGSREILREPSPPPAFKPEPPKGKLQNREDPYDFPKNYDSKLSNVAVSSETSTVSAKAPPPPVSVKPVFGRPILRNSQPAVLPAEEEEEAKLEEEGNEQENTPKSVLRKVKIFEEMDHKARMQRMQELQEAQNARLEIAQKHPDIYAVPVKTQKSEQNWPQPMSSRPPEPQKAPVRPYLENRVSYGSDAEEEQYRRQLADHSKKGYYGQASRYRDTEL; encoded by the exons GCCCCAGGCATGGAAGAGCTGATATGGGAACAGTACACAGTGACCTTACAAAAG GATTCAAAACGAGGATTTGGGATTGCAGTTTCTGGTGGCAGAGATAACCCTCATTTTGAAAATGGTGAAACATCAATAGTGATTTCGGATGTTCTCCCAGGTGGTCCAGCAGATGGATTACTTCA agaaaatgaCCGAGTGGTCATAGTTAATGGGACCCCGATGGAAAATGTTCTACATTCTTTTGCAGTTCAGCAGCTTAGGAAAAGTGGAAAAGTGGCCACCATT GTAGTGAAAAGACCAAGGAAAGTGCAAGCTGCTGCGCTGCAGAGAAGCCCCTCCCTTGACTATGAGGACAGAGCTTTAGATGTAATGGATGACCATGCAGAATTTGATGGCAAAAGTGCTCGAAGTGGGTACAGTGAGAGAAGCTGGCACAGTGGAAACGGAGGGCGCAGCCAAAGCTGGGGAAACAACCTGGATCAGAGCTATAGAGATGAGCATGACCGAGGGCGTAACCGAAGCAGAGACTGTGACAGGGAATGCGGCTACAGCCGCGATCGAAGTCGTGGTAGGAGTGTTGACAGGAGCTTGGATCGAGACTATAGAAGGGATCGGAGCCGGGGAAGGAGCATCGACAGGGATGCTGGCTATGAACGGGACTACAGAGGAGACTACAGCCCACCCAGTTACAGTCACGGATCTTTATCTGATCCGAGATATGGGAGGGAAATGAGGAGTCGTAGTCGGGACAGGCTTCATTCCCGCAGTCCTTCACCTGAAATACACCGCCAGCACGAGTACCTAGGACCGCAGGATCAGAATGCACCCATCAGTGTTCTCTTAACAAAAGGCAGACACAATGAAG AGTATGGACTCCGTCTTGGAAGTCAGATCTTCATAAAAGAAATGACCCATACTGGTCTAGCAACCAAAGATGGCAACCTTCATGAAGGAGATATCATTCTCAAG ATCAATGGTACAGTGACAGAGAATATGTCTCTAGCTGATGCCCGAAAATTGATTGAGAAATCACGTGGGAAACTCCAGCTGGTTGTTCTCAGGGACCGAAAGCAGACACTGCTCAACATTCCTTCATTGAATGACAGTGACTCAGAAATGGATG ATATTTCTGAAATAGAGTCAAACAGATCATTCTCCCCTCAAGATGACAGATCACACCATTCTGATCTAGATTCACATTCATccaatgaaaaactgaaagagaaaCCAAA tGCAAAAGAGGATCCCTCCAGTAGGATGTCCAGAATGGGAGCAATGCCTACTCCATTCAAATCAACTGGTgacattgctgctcctgctgttaCAGCTGTAGACTCAAACAAAGAATTGAAGTACCAAGATGACCCAGCAG tgcCTCAGCCAAAGGCAGTTACACGAACAATTCTTAAACCCAGTCCAGAAGATGAAGCAATATATGG TCCTAATACAAAAATGGTGAGATTCAAGAAGGGGGATAGCGTGGGTCTACGGCTGGCTGGTGGAAATGATGTAGGGATATTTATTGCTGGAATACAAGAAGGAACCTCAGCTGATGAGGAGGGACTGCAGGAAGGAGATCAGATTCTTAAG GTAAACACTCAAGACTTCAGAGGCATTGTTCGGGAAGAAGCTGTTTTGTATCTCTTAGAAATTCCCAAAGGTGAAACTGTGACAATTTTGGCTCAAAGCAAATATGAAG TCTACAGAGACATCATGGCCTGTGGCAGAGGGGATTCATTCTTCATCAGGAGCCACTTTGAGTGTGAAAAAGAGTCACCACAGAGCTTAGCATTCACCAGAGGGGAGATCTTTAGAGTAGTTGATACACTGTATGATGGCAAACTGGGAAACTGGCTGGCTGTGAGAATTGGAAATGAACTGGAAAAGGGCCTCATTCCAAATAAGAGCAG AGCTGAACAGATGGCCAGTGTTCAAAATGCCCAAAAAGATGGCTCAAGTGATAGGGCAGATTTCTGGAGAACACGTGGCCAGCGATCTGGAGCAAAGAAGAATTTGAGGAAAAGTCGTGAAGATCTGACAGCTATTGTATCTGTGAGCACAAAATTCCCAGCTTACGAGCGTGTTCAGTTGCGTGAAG ctggTTTTAAGAGACCTGTGGTGATATTTGGCCCTATTGCAGACGTTGCTATGGAGAAGTTGTCAAATGATTTGCCTCACCTGTACCAGACAGCAA AGACAGAACCCAGAGATGCAGGTTCGGAGAAATCAACTGGAGTAGTGCGCTTGAACACTGTGAGGCAAATCATTGAGCAG GATAAACATGCTCTGTTGGATGTCACTCCTAAAGCAGTGGACCTGCTAAATTACACCCAGTGGTTTCCAATTGTGGTCTTCTTTAACCCAGACAGTAAACAGGGTGTGAAGACCATGAGACAAAGGCTATGTCCTACATCAAACAAGAGTTCGAGAAAACTTTATgagcaagcaaacaaactgaagaaaactTGTTCCCACCTCTTTACAG CAACCATTAATTTGAATTCAGCCAATGATAGCTGGTATGGTAGCCTGAAAGATACAATTCAACAACAACAAGGAGAAGCAGTATGGGTATCAGAAGGAAAG ATGGATGGCATGGAAGATGACGCAGATGATCGTATGTCTTACCTTACTGCCATGGGCGCTGACTATTTGAGCTGTGACAGTCGGCTGATCAGTGACCTAGAGGACACAGATGGAGAAGGTGGTGCATACACTGACAATGAACTTGATGAGCCTTTGGAGGAAACAAGGATTTCATCTGTTAGCCGATCCTCTGAACCTGTGCATCATGAGGAG AGTTTAAAAAAGTTTGCTCCAGAACCAAGAGCTCAGTTGAGAAAAGCTGGTAGCAGGGAGATCCTTAGAGAGCCAAGTCCACCTCCAGCATTCAAGCCTGAACCACCTAAG GGaaagttacaaaacagagaggaTCCATATGACTTCCCCAAGAACTATGACTCCAAGTTGAGTAATGTTGCTGTTAGCAGTGAGACTTCAACTGTATCAGCTAAAGCACCACCACCACCTGTTTCTGTGAAACCTGTTTTTGGGCGTCCCATTCTGAGAAACTCTCAGCCAGCAGTCCTGCctgcagaggaagaggaggaggcaaagttggaagaggaaggaaacgaacaagaaaatactccaaaatcaGTACTGaggaaagtaaaaatatttgaggAGATGGATCACAAGGCAAGGATGCAAAGAATGCAAGAGCTACAAGAGGCTCAGAATGCCAGG cttgAAATAGCCCAAAAGCATCCGGATATTTATGCTGTCCCTGTCAAAACACAGAAGTCAGAACAGAACTGGCCCCAGCCGATGAG CTCCAGGCCTCCAGAACCCCAGAAGGCTCCTGTTAGACCTTACCTGGAGAACCGTGTCAGCTACGGCAGCGATGCGGAGGAGGAGCAGTACCGCCGGCAGCTGGCAGACCACTCTAA